One segment of Theobroma cacao cultivar B97-61/B2 chromosome 9, Criollo_cocoa_genome_V2, whole genome shotgun sequence DNA contains the following:
- the LOC18590846 gene encoding NDR1/HIN1-Like protein 3 — MAEQVHPGDSPNVTNEQSAPKLAPPSPEKPVPQPGTYVIQIPKDQIYRVPPPENARRYAHLSKRKASGGTCRSCCCCLLTVILVLLLSAAIAAAVVYFVFKPESPNYSVESVAIKGLNLTSASPLSPEFDVTVRAHNPNDKIGIYYEKGSSVKVYYEDVNLCNGALPAFYQPTNNVTVFQTALKGSGIELTNTALRALSDAQNKGTVPFTLKLRAPVKIKVGSIKTWKITAKVTCKITVDNLTATSKIVSKDCDYGVDLW, encoded by the coding sequence ATGGCCGAGCAAGTCCACCCGGGCGACTCACCAAACGTTACCAACGAACAGTCGGCTCCGAAACTAGCACCTCCGTCGCCTGAAAAACCAGTTCCACAACCAGGCACTTACGTCATCCAGATCCCCAAGGACCAAATCTACCGCGTTCCTCCGCCGGAGAACGCCCGTCGCTACGCGCATCTCTCGAAACGTAAGGCTAGCGGGGGCACCTGTCGCAGCTGCTGTTGCTGCTTGTTGACCGTCATCCTCGTTCTCCTCCTCTCCGCTGCCATTGCCGCCGCAGTGGTGTACTTCGTTTTCAAGCCAGAGTCTCCAAATTATTCCGTCGAGAGCGTGGCGATCAAGGGACTCAACCTGACGTCAGCGTCACCGCTCTCTCCGGAATTCGACGTCACCGTCCGAGCACACAACCCCAACGACAAAATCGGTATTTACTACGAGAAAGGCAGCTCCGTCAAAGTTTACTACGAAGACGTCAACCTCTGTAATGGCGCGTTGCCCGCCTTCTACCAGCCGACGAACAACGTAACGGTGTTCCAAACGGCTTTGAAGGGCTCCGGAATCGAACTAACAAACACCGCGCTTAGGGCGCTTTCTGATGCGCAAAACAAAGGAACGGTGCCGTTCACGTTGAAGCTGAGAGCTCCAGTTAAGATTAAAGTGGGGTCCATTAAGACGTGGAAGATCACCGCTAAGGTGACGTGTAAGATAACGGTGGACAATTTAACGGCGACTTCTAAGATTGTGTCGAAGGATTGTGATTACGGAGTAGATCTTTGGTAG
- the LOC18590849 gene encoding protein ETHYLENE INSENSITIVE 3, with product MMIFEEMGICGDMDFFSAPLGEKDVAASQTEPEATVEDDYTDEEIDVDELERRMWRDKMRLKRLKEQNKGKEGIDIAKQRQSQEQARRKKMSRAQDGILKYMLKMMEVCKAQGFVYGIIPEKGKPVTGASDNLREWWKDKVRFDRNGPAAIAKYQADNLIPGKNDGCNSIGPTPHTLQELQDTTLGSLLSALMQHCDPPQRRFPLEKGVPPPWWPSGNEEWWPQLGLPKEQGPPPYKKPHDLKKAWKVGVLTAVIKHMSPDIAKIRKLVRQSKCLQDKMTAKESATWLAIINQEEALARELYPDSCPPLSSGGGSGSLVINDCSEYDVEGAEDEQNFDVQERKPGNLNSSNLGIERMRAVQQPPYPIKGEVVNSLDFRRKRKPSNDLNVMEHKIYTCEFIHCPYSELRLGFHDRTLRDNHQLTCPFRNSSAQFGGSNFNINEVKPVIFPQTFAQSKPAAPPITSVPTSFDLSALGVPEDGQKMISELMSIYDNNIQGTKNMNSGNNPVTEGQNLLQPKIQQQQDEYFRGQGVIMEGNFFEESSMPNNNQMFSQGEGQFDRFKALNTPQFETNHNNNSFQLMFGSPFDLASFDYKEDLQAVGMDTLPKQDVSMWFQ from the coding sequence atgatgatattTGAAGAGATGGGAATTTGTGGGGATATGGATTTCTTCAGTGCTCCCCTTGGGGAAAAAGATGTGGCCGCCTCACAAACTGAACCAGAGGCCACAGTGGAGGATGATTATACTGATGAAGAGATTGATGTGGATGAACTTGAGAGGAGGATGTGGAGGGACAAAATGCGTCTCAAACGGCTTAAAGAACAGAACAAGGGCAAGGAGGGGATTGATATTGCCAAACAGCGCCAGTCCCAAGAACAGGCAAGGAGAAAGAAGATGTCAAGGGCACAGGATGGAATATTGAAGTACATGTTGAAGATGATGGAAGTTTGTAAAGCTCAAGGTTTTGTGTATGGGATTATTCCAGAAAAGGGAAAGCCAGTAACTGGGGCATCTGATAATCTTCGGGAATGGTGGAAGGATAAGGTCAGGTTTGATCGTAATGGACCCGCTGCTATTGCGAAGTACCAGGCAGATAATTTGATTCCTGGCAAGAATGATGGCTGTAATTCAATAGGCCCTACACCACACACCTTGCAAGAACTTCAAGATACAACTCTTGGTTCTCTTTTGTCTGCACTGATGCAACACTGTGATCCTCCTCAGAGGCGATTTCCTTTAGAGAAAGGTGTTCCCCCGCCATGGTGGCCTAGTGGAAATGAGGAATGGTGGCCACAACTGGGTTTGCCCAAAGAACAAGGCCCTCCTCCTTATAAGAAACCTCATGACTTGAAGAAGGCGTGGAAAGTAGGGGTTCTCACAGCAGTGATTAAGCATATGTCTCCTGATATCGCCAAGATTCGCAAGCTTGTAAGGCAGTCCAAGTGCTTGCAGGATAAGATGACAGCAAAGGAAAGTGCAACTTGGCTTGCCATCATTAATCAGGAGGAGGCCTTGGCCAGAGAGCTTTACCCAGATTCCTGCCCACCTTTGTCCTCAGGTGGAGGAAGTGGGTCTTTGGTTATAAATGACTGCAGTGAGTATGATGTTGAGGGGGCTGAAGATGAGCAAAACTTTGATGTTCAAGAGCGTAAACCTGGGAATCTCAATTCGTCTAATTTGGGCATTGAGCGAATGAGGGCTGTCCAACAACCACCTTATCCTATTAAGGGAGAAGTTGTCAATAGTTTGGATTTCAGGCGAAAGAGGAAACCTTCCAATGATTTAAACGTGATGGAACACAAAATCTACACTTGTGAGTTCATCCATTGTCCTTATAGTGAACTTCGCTTGGGTTTTCATGATAGGACTTTGAGGGACAATCATCAATTGACTTGTCCATTCAGAAACTCCTCTGCACAGTTTGGGGGttctaattttaatattaatgaaGTGAAGCCAGTCATATTCCCTCAAACTTTTGCTCAATCCAAGCCAGCTGCTCCACCGATTACTTCCGTGCCAACATCCTTTGATCTGTCAGCACTTGGAGTTCCAGAAGATGGGCAGAAAATGATCAGTGAGCTCATGTCGATATATGATAACAACATTCAAGGCACCAAGAACATGAATTCTGGTAACAATCCAGTTACAGAAGGTCAAAATCTACTTCAGCCGAAAATCCAACAGCAGCAGGATGAATATTTCCGTGGTCAAGGAGTCATAATGGAGGGAAACTTCTTCGAGGAGTCTAGCATGCCCAATAATAACCAGATGTTTTCACAAGGGGAAGGTCAATTTGATCGGTTTAAGGCCTTGAATACTCCTCAGTTTGAGACAAACCACAATAACAACAGCTTCCAGTTGATGTTCGGTTCTCCATTCGACTTGGCTTCTTTTGATTACAAGGAAGATCTACAAGCTGTTGGGATGGATACTCTGCCAAAGCAAGATGTTTCAATGTGGTTCCAGTAA
- the LOC18590847 gene encoding probable inactive receptor kinase At5g10020 yields the protein MQRVNLVFLLFLVVTALGQSDFEALLELKKGIEEDPSGKVLASWDSKSLASDGCPKNWFGVICTGGHVTSITLNDLGLVGNFSFPVIVGLKMLQNLSISSNQWTGTISNIGSILSLEFLDLSSNAFHGAIPSGIVNLKNLVLLNLSSNHFEGTFPSGFSNLKRLKYLDLRSNGFSGDIMNLLSQLESVVHVDLSSNQLSGSLDLGLGSSSFVSSIQYLNISHNLLVGELFAHDGMPYFDSLEVFDAGNNQLVGTIPSFNFIVSLRILRLGNNQLSGSLPEALLQESSMILSELDLSLNQLEGPVGSITSATLKKLNISSNKLSGSLPIKIGHCAILDLSSNMLSGDLSRIQGWGNYVEIIELSSNSLTGTLPNQTSQFLRLTTFKVSDNSLQGALPAVLGTYPELKVIDLSRNHLTGALLPSFFTSTKLTDLNLSGNNFTGSIPLQKIQNIPSVSSAENLSLVTLDLSFNSLSGHLPQEIAKFHNLEFLNLSNNKFEGSISDSLPDKLKGFNVSFNNFSGAIPDNLRRFPDSAFHPGNSFLRFGSFPLSPKGSSNLNLNERSSQMKPVTRIALIVGLVGGAAIIALVCVMIYYRTNWQETRSDHLKRNVGKETVQGEYSLPHTSAPYKSKDSSSSSFSFRQELLSSSKKDSVYDHGNRSSVLNDPKYFGHPESMRRDEELASPMSLLSSSNASPSKSQFQFESPGALKVRSPDKLAGDLHLFDGSLALTAEELSRAPAEVIGRSCHGTLYKATLDSGNILAIKWLKEGIAKSKKEFAREVKKLGYIKHPNLVSLQGYYWGPKEHEKLIVSNYINAQCLAFYLQETEPRKLPPLSLDERLRVAIDVARCLNYLHNERAIPHGNLKSTNILLESPNMTARLTDYSLHRILTSAGTAEQVLNAGALGYRPPEFASSSKPCPSLKSDVYAFGVILMELLTGKSSGEIVSGSTGVVDLTDWVRYLAAENRAGECFDPMISERDNVEHTHRTLDAMLQVALRCILPAQERPDMKSVYEDLSVLVL from the exons ATGCAGAGAGTCAATTtagtatttttattgtttttggtaGTAACTGCATTAGGACAATCTGATTTTGAAGCTCTTTTAGAGCTCAAGAAAGGCATTGAGGAAGACCCTTCCGGGAAAGTGCTTGCTTCATGGGACTCTAAGTCCTTGGCATCAGATGGGTGTCCCAAAAATTGGTTTGGAGTCATCTGTACTGGCGGTCATGTGACTTCAATCACTCTAAATGACTTGGGTTTGGTTGGAAACTTCAGTTTCCCTGTCATTGTTGGTCTAAAAATGCTTCAGAATTTATCTATTTCAAGTAACCAGTGGACAGGGACCATTTCAAACATTGGCTCTATTCTGTCTCTTGAGTTTTTGGACCTCTCAAGCAATGCCTTTCACGGGGCTATACCATCCGGCATTgtcaacttaaaaaatttagtacttctgaatctttcttcaaatcATTTTGAAGGCACATTTCCCTCTGGTTTTAGCAATCTTAAGAGGTTGAAATATTTAGACTTGCGGTCTAATGGCTTTTCAGGGGATATTATGAATCTTCTGTCCCAATTGGAAAGTGTGGTGCATGTGGACCTGAGCAGTAATCAGTTATCTGGTTCACTGGACTTGGGACTTGGAAGCTCCAGTTTTGTTTCTTCGATTCAGTATTTAAATATAAGTCACAATTTGTTGGTCGGAGAGCTCTTTGCACATGATGGAATGCCATATTTTGACAGTTTAGAAGTTTTTGATGCTGGTAATAATCAGTTAGTGGGAACTATACCTTCCTTCAATTTTATTGTCTCTTTGAGGATTCTTCGGCTTGGAAACAACCAGTTGTCAGGATCACTACCAGAAGCTCTTTTGCAAGAAAGCTCAATGATCTTGTCAGAGCTGGATCTTAGCCTTAACCAACTTGAAG GACCAGTGGGAAGTATAACCTCAGCAACTCTAAAGAAGCTCAACATATCGTCAAACAAACTCTCAGGCTCCTTGCCTATTAAGATAGGGCACTGTGCCATTCTAGACCTCAGTAGTAACATGCTTTCAGGAGACTTGTCCAGAATCCAGGGTTGGGGAAATTATGTGGAAATTATTGAATTGAGTTCAAACTCACTGACTGGGACCTTGCCAAACCAAACTTCTCAATTTTTAAGGCTGACTACATTCAAGGTATCAGACAACTCATTACAGGGTGCTCTTCCAGCAGTTTTAGGTACATACCCAGAATTAAAAGTGATTGATCTGAGCCGCAACCATCTTACCGGGGCCCTCCTGCCAAGCTTCTTCACGTCAACAAAATTGACTGATCTCAACCTCTCAGGCAATAACTTTACGGGGTCAATACCTCTTCagaaaatacaaaatatacCTTCCGTAAGTTCTGCTGAAAATTTGAGCCTGGTGACTCTTGATCTGTCATTTAACTCACTAAGTGGCCACTTGCCCCAGGAAATTGCTAAGTTCCATAACTTGGAGTTTCTTAACCTATCCAATAACAAATTTGAAGGCAGCATTTCAGATAGCCTTCCTGATAAACTGAAAGGATTCAATGTgtcttttaataatttctcTGGTGCTATACCTGACAACTTGAGGAGGTTTCCTGATTCAGCATTCCATCCAGGAAACTCTTTCTTGAGGTTTGGTTCTTTTCCATTGTCACCAAAAGGTTCTTCCAACCTAAATTTGAATGAGCGTAGTTCTCAGATGAAACCTGTTACCAGAATTGCCTTAATTGTAGGCTTGGTTGGTGGTGCTGCCATAATAGCTCTTGTGTGTGTAATGATATATTATAGGACCAACTGGCAGGAAACTAGGAGTGAccatttgaaaagaaatgtgGGAAAAGAAACTGTGCAAGGGGAGTATTCCCTTCCTCATACATCAGCACCTTACAAAAGTAAGGattcatcatcatcctcatTTAGTTTTCGTCAAGAGCTTTTGTCGTCATCAAAAAAGGATTCTGTATATGATCATGGTAACCGTTCATCAGTTTTAAATGACCCTAAATATTTTGGTCACCCTGAGTCCATGAGAAGAGATGAAGAATTGGCTTCACCCATGTCTCTCTTGTCATCTTCAAATGCATCTCCATCAAAAAGCCAATTTCAATTTGAGAGTCCTGGTGCATTAAAGGTTCGTTCTCCTGATAAACTAGCTGGGGATCTGCATCTCTTTGATGGCTCTCTGGCACTTACTGCAGAAGAACTTTCACGTGCTCCAGCTGAAGTTATTGGAAGGAGTTGCCATGGGACATTATACAAAGCTACACTTGACTCTGGTAATATATTGGCTATCAAATGGTTAAAGGAAGGGATAGCGAAAAGTAAAAAGGAATTTGCAAGGGAAGTCAAGAAACTAGGGTACATCAAGCACCCAAATTTAGTTTCTCTTCAGGGTTATTATTGGGGTCCTAAGGAGCACGAGAAGCTGATCGTATCAAATTACATAAATGCACAATGTTTGGCCTTCTATCTTCAAG AGACAGAGCCAAGAAAATTGCCACCCTTGTCTCTGGATGAACGGCTTAGGGTTGCTATTGATGTGGCCCGATGTCTGAACTACCTTCATAATGAGAGAGCAATACCCCATGGCAACCTCAAGTCGACAAACATTTTATTAGAATCTCCTAATATGACAGCACGCCTCACTGATTACAGTCTCCATCGGATACTGACATCAGCTGGCACAGCTGAACAAGTTCTGAATGCAGGTGCTCTTGGCTATCGGCCTCCTGAGTTTGCCAGCTCCAGTAAACCATGCCCTTCTTTAAAAAGTGATGTCTATGCCTTTGGGGTCATATTGATGGAGCTCCTGACTGGTAAAAGTTCGGGGGAGATAGTTTCGGGGAGCACAGGTGTGGTTGATCTAACTGACTGGGTGAGGTATTTAGCAGCAGAAAACCGTGCTGGCGAGTGCTTTGATCCGATGATTTCGGAAAGGGATAATGTGGAGCACACACATAGAACTCTGGATGCCATGCTACAGGTGGCTCTGAGATGCATCCTGCCAGCACAAGAGAGACCCGACATGAAATCAGTTTATGAAGATCTGTCAGTGTTAGTGTTGTAG
- the LOC18590845 gene encoding uncharacterized protein LOC18590845 yields the protein MGAAGSKIEEDKALQLCRERKKYVRQALDGRCSLAAAHVAYIETLKSSGTALRKFVEFEAPVESSLYTSTNATPEPLALTEKSLSQFSYSSPSFSQRVDAAETFSPTPSPPTSSHFQANHMKFGFMSSKIVEEKPPQPDIRSVNSSSTPQNITPRFSEKPESSPFEASSLPPGSPQWDFFGLWHPIDNQLSFKDGKELNQGLETVDDLRRLREEEGLPELEDEEGASFCEKEETQGSEDEFDDEPPADTLVRSFENLNRVNDHKIANASSAIPSMGGVALETDFLNGEKSNSPDLSPLGATPSTVSVPTEIKKTPVNEDGSENKVAPKDFLSVMKDIEFLFIKASDSGKEVPRMLEANKLHFRPIFPGKEGGLTASTFFKACFSCGEDPSQVKEEPPQTAQKYLTWHRTTSSRSSSSGNPLGLNSKDDAEDLNNNFLYNTCMLSGSHASTLDRLYAWERKLYDEVKASETVRNEYDLKCKILRQLESKGESSNKIDKTRAVVKDLHSRIRVAIHRIHSISKRIEDLRDNELQPQLEELIEGLSRMWEVMFECHRRQFQIISVADKTGNMKISVLSESHRQITTHLEVELSMLSSSFTKWIGAQKAYLKAINSWLGKCASIQQKTSKKSKRKILEIQFLRKFGPPMYVTCGAWLEKLDTLEPSIKDVSESIKRLAADTSGFLPHHESNEGKDANHPYSASGKDDNSDSAINMSRDDALKERMSVSRKNDDINESEYNMLRNNALKDSFGRSLVCFLGQLKTYAEASVKMYLELDKEIQEAKRNYDLSVQGAENGSEGNNDQSNDQSSNQSNNHSKDQSMSQA from the exons ATGGGGGCTGCAGGCTCTAAAATAGAAGAGGATAAGGCCCTGCAGTTATGTCGTGAAAGGAAGAAGTATGTTCGTCAGGCACTTGATGGGAGATGCTCACTGGCTGCTGCTCATGTTGCATATATTGAGACACTAAAAAGTTCAGGAACTGCTCTTAGGAAGTTTGTTGAGTTTGAAGCTCCAGTTGAGTCTTCCCTTTACACTTCAACTAATGCTACGCCAGAGCCCCTTGCTTTAACTGAGAAGTCTCTTTCCCAGTTCTCATACTCTTCTCCATCTTTCTCACAGCGTGTAGATGCTGCTGAAACCTTTTCTCCAACACCTTCTCCTCCCACTTCTAGTCATTTTCAGGCAAACCATATGAAATTTGGGTTTATGTCTTCAAAAATAGTTGAAGAGAAACCCCCTCAACCTGATATCAGATCGGTAAACTCATCAAGTACTCCACAAAATATCACACCGCGTTTCTCTGAAAAACCAGAATCATCACCGTTTGAAGCTTCTTCTTTGCCACCAGGAAGTCCACAGTGGGATTTCTTTGGTCTTTGGCATCCAATTGACAATCAATTGTCATTCAAAGATGGGAAGGAATTGAACCAAGGGTTGGAAACTGTTGATGATTTAAGACGGCTTAGGGAGGAGGAGGGTCTTCCTGAGCTGGAAGATGAAGAGGGGGCTTctttttgtgaaaaagaagaaactcaGGGTTCAGAAgatgaatttgatgatgagcCTCCTGCAGATACTCTAGTTCGAAGTTTTGAAAATCTGAATAGGGTAAATGACCATAAAATAGCCAATGCATCATCGGCTATCCCTTCTATGGGTGGTGTAGCTTTAGAAACTGACTTCCTCAATGGGGAAAAGAGCAACTCTCCTGATTTGTCACCTTTAGGAGCTACACCCTCCACTGTTTCTGTTCCAActgaaataaagaaaacaccTGTCAATGAAGATGGTTCTGAAAACAAGGTTGCCCCTAAAGACTTCCTTTCTGTCATGAAAGATATTGAGTTCCTCTTTATAAAAGCTTCTGACTCTGGGAAGGAAGTTCCAAGGATGCTTGAAGCAAATAAGTTGCATTTCCGTCCTATTTTTCCAGGAAAAGAAG GTGGATTGACGGCATCCACATTTTTTAAGGCCTGTTTCTCTTGTGGAGAAGATCCAAGCCAAGTTAAAGAAG AGCCTCCTCAAACTGCTCAAAAGTACTTGACTTGGCATAGGACAACATCATCTCGATCATCTTCATCTGGGAATCCTCTGGGATTAAATTCAAAGGATGACGCTGAGGACCTTAACAACAATTTTCTCTATAATACCTGCATGCTTTCAGGCAGTCATGCATCGACCTTGGATAGACTATATGCATGGGAGAGGAAGCTTTATGATGAAGTAAAg GCCAGTGAGACAGTCCGAAATGAGTATGACTTGAAGTGTAAAATCTTAAGACAGCTGGAGTCAAAGGGAGAGAGTTCAAACAAAATTGACAAGACTCGAGCTGTTGTCAAGGATTTGCACTCAAGAATTAGAGTTGCAATCCACAGGATTCACTCGATATCAAAAAGGATTGAGGATTTACGGGACAATGAGCTGCAGCCTCAACTTGAGGAGTTGATTGAAGG GTTGAGTCGAATGTGGGAAGTAATGTTTGAATGTCACAGGCGTCAGTTTCAAATTATCTCTGTAGCAGACAAGACTGGCAACATGAAAATCTCTGTACTGTCTGAATCACATCGGCAGATCACCACTCATCTTGAAGTTGAACTAAGCATGCTGTCTTCAAGTTTTACAAAGTGGATTGGTGCCCAGAAAGCTTATCTGAAAGCCATAAACAGTTGGCTTGGGAAATGTGCTTCTATTCAACAAAAAACTTCGAAGAAATCTAAGAGGAAAATCCTCGAAATccaatttttgagaaaatttggCCCTCCAATGTATGTAACATGTGGTGCTTGGCTTGAAAAGCTTGATACGTTGGAGCCTTCTATAAAGGATGTCTCAGAGTCCATTAAACGTTTGGCAGCTGATACATCTGGCTTTTTACCACACCATGAAAGCAATGAGGGGAAGGATGCTAATCATCCGTATTCAGCATCTGGGAAGGATGACAACAGTGATTCTGCAATTAATATGTCAAGAGATGATGCTTTGAAAGAGAGGATGTCAGTATCCAGGAAGAATGACGACATCAATGAATCTGAATATAACATGTTAAGAAATAATGCTTTGAAGGATTCTTTTGGGAGAAGCTTAGTTTGCTTTCTTGGTCAATTGAAGACTTACGCGGAAGCATCTGTGAAGATGTATTTGGAACTTGACAaggaaattcaagaagctaaGCGTAATTATGATTTGTCCGTCCAAGGAGCAGAGAACGGCAGTGAAGGAAATAATGATCAGAGCAACGATCAAAGCAGCAATCAGAGCAACAACCATTCCAAGGATCAATCGATGTCACAAGCGTAA